The sequence TGCGCCCCCAGTCTCCACACGCTCTTCGCCTCAGCCCGTGCTGTGACCGGCATGGTGACGACGCTGCATGACAGGCACAACGCTGCCTTGCGCAGCCCGTCAGCGGCGCACCGGCATGCCGGAACCACCAGACGCGCAGACGGTGCTCGCCATGGCAGAGATCACGCCTTCTAAAATTTTCTTGAAAAATCAATGAAGTATTCTACTAAATAGTTTTTTTCAATACAGTTTGTTACTATAATACTCCCGCAGGTCCATCTGCTTTTCCCTCACCTGCCGGCCCTGTGACGGCAAAAACCGCCGGCCTGCCTCTGCGCGCACCGTTACCCCGTTCTGCCCTATCCTCTGCCGCCCAAGCACGCCGTGCCCTCCCGGCTGGTAACGGCCGCAACCGGCCTGAACAGGCCCGGAACGCCCTTGCGGCAAACTCCCATGCGCAGGCCCATGAGCAGCAATGCCTGCTCGCTCTCTGCGCTCCCGCCAATAGGCCGCCCGCAGGGCCTCGGCACGTCCTGCTGTAGATAATAGTCTGCCCTGACACGCCGCGGCAGGCCCACGGCAGGGCCACAGCACGGACAGGGCAGCGCCTCCGGCAGCACTCCCGGCGGCAATGCCCCGCAAGAGAAACACGCACCCCCCGCAGGGCAGCGCACGACGTGCAGGCAGAATGACGAAAAACGCCCCCTGCCATAGTCATGGCAGGGGGCGTTATGCGCATGGTGGGTCGTGCGGGGATCGAACCTGCGACTCTCTGCTTAAAAGGCAGATACTCTACCTACTGAGTTAACGACCCGTTGAGGGCATATTCATACCCAAGGCGAACTGCCCTGTCAAGCCCTCCGGCCCGGAAGCGCCCTTCCTTCCAGCGTTTTCCGTCCGGCAGCAGGGCCAGGCGCATGCCGCAGCACGACAAAGGCCACATCGCAGCCAGCCGCCCCACGGCCTGAACGGCAGGCAGCGCCTAGCCCTTCTTTTCCATCTTGGCCCAGCTGTCCCGCAGGCCCACGGTACGGTTGAACACGGGCAGGCTGTCCGTACTGTCCTTGTCCTTGCAGAAATATCCCAGCCGCTCGAACTGCACTGTCCTGCCCACGGGCAGATCCGCCAGGGCCGGTTCCAGCATGGCGGTCACTTCCCGCAGGGAGTGAGGATTCAGGGCATCCAGGAAGGTCTGGCCTTCGGGCATGGCATTGGGATTTTCCGCCGCAAAGAGATGGTCATACAGGCGCACCGTGGCCGGCAGGGCATGCGCCGCGCTGACCCAGTGAATGGTGCCCTTGACCTTGCGTCCGTCGGGACTCTGCCCCCCGCGGCTGGCGGGATCATAGGTGCAGTGCAGTTCCTTCAGATTTCCGGCCTCGTCGTAGACCGCCTCGCGGCAGGTGATGAAGTAGGCATAGCGCAGGCGCACTTCCGCCCCGGGCGCCAGGCGGAAATACTTCTTGGGCGGATCCTGGCGGAAGTCGTCCCGCTCGATCCACAGCTCGCGGGAAAAGGGTACCGTGCGGCTGCCGTAGGATGGGTCTTCGGGATGATACGGCATCTCGAAGCATTCTTCCTGCCCCTGGGGGTAATTGTCGATGATCACCTTTACGGGGTCCAGCACTGCCATGACGCGTGCCGTATGGGCATTGAGATATTCGCGGATGCAGAATTCCAGCAGGGAATATTCCACCGTGGAGTCGGTCCGGGCCAGACCGATGCGCCGGCAGAAATCGTGCAGGGCTTCCGGGGGCACGCCGCGCCGCCGCAGGCCGCAGAGGGTGGGCATGCGCGGATCATCCCAGCCGCGCACGTGGCCTTCGCGCACCAGCTGGATGAGCTTGCGCTTGGAAAGCACCGTATGCGTCAGGCTCAGTCGGGCAAATTCAATCTGCTGGGGATGGTATACACCCAGCGTATCCAGCACCCAGTCGTAGAGTTCGCGGTTGTTCACGAATTCCAGCGTGCACAGGGAGTGGGTAATGCCCTCGATGGAGTCGGACAGGCAGTGCGTGAAGTCATACATGGGATAGATGCACCACGCATCGCCGGTGCGATGATGCGACGCATGCCGGATGCGGTAGATGGTGGGGTCCCGCATGACCAGATTGGGCGAGGCCATGTCGATCTTGGCCCGCAGCACATGCTCGCCATCGGCAAATTCGCCGGCGCGCATGCGGCGGAAAAGGTCCAGGTTTTCCTCCACGCTGCGGTTGCGCCAGGGGCTTTCCCGGCCCGGACTGGTGAGGGTGCCGCGGTATTCGCGGATTTCATCGGCGCTCAGGTCGTCCACATAGGCCTTGCCCATGCGGATGAGCTGCTCGGCATACGCGTACAGCTGTTCAAAATAGTTGGAGGCGTAGAATTCCCTGTCCTGCCAGTCTCCCCCCAGCCAGCGCACATCCTCGCGGATGGCGTCCACATATTCGGTTTCTTCCTTGGTGGGGTTGGTATCGTCAAAGCGCAGGTTGCACAGGCCGCCGAATTCACGCGCCACACCAAAGTTCAGACAGATGGACTTGGCGTGCCCGAGGTGCAGATAGCCGTTGGGTTCCGGGGGAAAACGCGTATGCACCACCCCGCCGAAGCGCCCCGACGCATTGTCGTCCA is a genomic window of uncultured Desulfovibrio sp. containing:
- a CDS encoding glutamine--tRNA ligase/YqeY domain fusion protein yields the protein MTESVSQNVAGGETADKAGVDFVRARIMDDNASGRFGGVVHTRFPPEPNGYLHLGHAKSICLNFGVAREFGGLCNLRFDDTNPTKEETEYVDAIREDVRWLGGDWQDREFYASNYFEQLYAYAEQLIRMGKAYVDDLSADEIREYRGTLTSPGRESPWRNRSVEENLDLFRRMRAGEFADGEHVLRAKIDMASPNLVMRDPTIYRIRHASHHRTGDAWCIYPMYDFTHCLSDSIEGITHSLCTLEFVNNRELYDWVLDTLGVYHPQQIEFARLSLTHTVLSKRKLIQLVREGHVRGWDDPRMPTLCGLRRRGVPPEALHDFCRRIGLARTDSTVEYSLLEFCIREYLNAHTARVMAVLDPVKVIIDNYPQGQEECFEMPYHPEDPSYGSRTVPFSRELWIERDDFRQDPPKKYFRLAPGAEVRLRYAYFITCREAVYDEAGNLKELHCTYDPASRGGQSPDGRKVKGTIHWVSAAHALPATVRLYDHLFAAENPNAMPEGQTFLDALNPHSLREVTAMLEPALADLPVGRTVQFERLGYFCKDKDSTDSLPVFNRTVGLRDSWAKMEKKG